GGGGATGCAAACCTATGATACAACAGAGCTACCATTAACGGCGTGTATGCGTCATATTGAGGTAGTTCAAGATGAAGCCACTCGTTACTTGAAAAAATTGCCGGACAAATCTTTTGATGTTGTCTATATGGACCCAATGTTTGAGGAGATTATTGATGAAGCTACTAATTTTGAGGCGCTCCGAATAGCTGGAGAGCATGCTTCATTAACAGATGAATGGGTATGTGAAGCAAAACGTGTGGCGAAAAAACGGGTTGTGTTAAAAGCTCATTTTCGTTCAGAATGGTTTGCCAAGTATCAGTTTCAACGATATGAGCGATTGACGGCAAAATTTCATTATGGTGTGGTGAATACCTCTAACTAATAAAGAAGGAGCATTTAGTAATATTTTTGCTAAAGCTCCTTCTTTTTATTTTATAATTCAAAATATGGTAATATAAAGAATAAGAGAATCCCATTCTTTATAAAGAAATTGCTTGAAAATAAATACGGAGGTGATTTCTATAGATTCAAAAGATACACCACAAGAAAAAAGAGAACAATTAAGACAAAAAGAGTTAAAAAATAATCCTTTAGGCTCTTTAAATGAAGGATTAAATCGTGCAGAAAATGGAAATCTAGTGGATGCATCTGGCGGTATGGGTTGGAAAGGTATGGTTTTTTTAATTGTAATGCTGTTTATTGGCTATATTATTTATAGTTACTTCTATACGTAAAAAAACTTCCTATTATAAAGATGAAAGGAGAAATTAACTATGACACCAGAGAAAATTCCTCGTTAAGCTCGTGGACCACCTTGGGCAATTATCATCGCCATCCTATCCTAAATTTAAAAGGAGAGACTTGATAATGGGTCCAAGTAAAATGACTAGAGAAGATAAAATGAATATTGTAATGATGATTGTTGATCAGCTTTTAATGAAATATGGTACAAAGGTAAAAGCAATTGGATTGTATGGTTCTTTGGCTAGAAAAACAGATGGGCCATATTCTGATATTGAAATGAAATGTGTACTCCATTCTTTAAAGGAGAGTTTTTCCTATGAGTGGACGGCAGGGGATTGGAAAGCAGAAATAAACTTTGATGATGGGGAATCGATTTTAGCAGAAGCAGCGAGTGTAGATGAAGAATGGCCACTAACACATGGTCAATTTTTTGATATTCTTCCTCTCTATGACCCGGATTCATTTTTCCATAGCCTTAAAGAAAACATAAATACCATAGATTCATCTGTTTTTAAAGAAGTGATTTGCCAGACATTAGTGGAAGAAATGTATGAGTACATGGGAAAAATCCGAAATATACAAGTTCAGGGCCCTGACTCATTTTTACCAATTTTAGCGATGAATCTAGCAATGGGTGGTGCCATGATTATTGGCCTACACCATCAACGATGCTATACTACCTCTGCCCAGGTTCTTCCAGAAGCCCTAACATTTACAGATCAGCCAAAAGAATTTACTAGTTTATGCGAAATGGTGATGACCGGCAATCTTTCGAATCCGCAGCATATTATTATAGTCTGCGAAAGATTTTGGGAGTCACTCGTATCATGGTCTACACAGCACGGATATAAGATGAACGTTTCACAGGGTATACCCTGGTAATTTTAATTCTTTACTCTTTGGAAATAATATGTTATAATTAATACCGTGCTATTTTAGGTAGCATATTTCCGTAATCTGGCATTCTGCTTTTTGTTTTTGAGGATACTTATTCACACTGGCGCATGCTTTGGGGCTGCAAGGACGCAAAAGAAGGTTGGGTTTGCGTTGCTTAAGTTAGAAGGCACACAGTGGAATTTTACCGCGGTGATGAAACAATCATGTTTCAAGATAATATTCCCCAGATGATTGGGTTGAGACTTTTTACAATTTACGAAAATGTTACCTATTAAATACTAAAGGGGTGGCTTCGCAATCGCGAGGCTACCCCTTGTCCAATTTAGAAGCCTTTCGCTCAGATGAACGAAAGGTTTTTTGATGTTTGTTGGTATATATTACCGTTTACTCCAATTCTACTTTACGTCATAATGTAGTTAGAATTTTAATAAAATTTTGATAAGGGTGAGGATGACAATGAGAGTTGTAAACACAATATCAATGAATATTATTGAGCAATTAACAAAGAAGGCACAGGATCTAGAGGAAAGCATTGACACACTTATAGCACTATATTGTCAAGAAAGGATGATTTATCGATTATCGATTTCTTCCTATCAAGATCAATTTTGGCTTACAGGAGATTCTTTATTGTTCGCTGAAACAGAAGGTTTTATAAAACCACCAAAAAATACTAAACTTGCAGCTAAACCAGTTGCTTATCAAATAGATATTATAAAGCAAGCATTCAAGGAGATTTGTTCAATGGAGGGGCAAGAAGATGGAATTGAATTTTTATGGGATGAAGTGATGATCTCTTCAGAAAATGAAGGTCTGTTTATTAAAATACCAGCGATCCTGGCTCATCTGAAAACATACATAACATTACAGATTAACTCTAGGGAAAATACTCCTGTGGCATTAAAAACAATGGCTTATCCAACATTGCTCCAAACGGCTTCCCCTGTACTAATAATAGAAGCTCCTGAGCATGTGATTGCATCTAAATTTGTAGAAATATATAAAACCCCTACTTTAGATACGACAATAAATGCCATTCAGACAATTTTTGCATTGATTAATACACAGACAATAGAGGGGCGTGTCCTACAGGAATGTATTGATACTTTATTTGATCAACAGCGACTCACTATAGAAAAGGACCATGCATTTTTTATGAGACAATTCCTGCAACAAGCCACATCTGAAATAGTTACAAGGCAAGTACAGAAATTCCTAAATCCCGTCTATGATGTGATTTTACAGGAAGAAGAATTTTTCAAGCATTGGGATTGTAAACAACTAAAATGGCATTAAAAAAGGAAAAGTCCGTGATTTTGCGGACTTTTTTGTATAGGAGATAATGAATTATTTTGTGTAACGTTAAATAAAACATAAAAGTTTAATAGCCCCACCTTTAACCGTTTCCAATATCTATGATGCTACCAAAAGCCCCAGTACTTATAACCAAGCAATATGAGCAACGAAATTTTTTTTATTGGAATAATGAGGAAGTCCGATTTCTTGATTTTAATGTTGAGAGATTGGGCTTTTTTATTTTTAAAAAATAAATCCTAAAGTGACAACATTAATTCAAGCACATTAAGAAAATGTTTATCTTCAGAGTTTTTGCTACTATGTTTTGTTAGAATAGATTTACCAAACTTTTGAATTTTTGGAGGGGATACAATTGAAAATTAACAAAGGAAATGTCTAAAAGTTTTTAGATTGGACATATGATAAGGTCTTAATGGAAATATTAGGTCAGATCCTTCTATAGACAAAGCAATTGATCGTTTATTTCGTTATTTTTTCGATTTGCCTGTCCAAAACTATATGAATCTGACGTCAGAAGAGCCCACCTATTAAAGATAAATAATAAGGAGCCTATATAATGAATGAGAAAATACTAATTATTGAAGATGAAAAAGAAATTACTGATTTAATAGAAATGTTCTTACAAAATGAAAATTTTCAAGTATTTAAGTGCTATTCTTCACGGGACGCTCTTATGCTTATTAAAAACGAAAGCTTTGATTTGGCAATTTTAGATGTGATGTTACCAGATGGAAATGGATTTGAATTGTGTAAATTAATCCGTGAAAAACATACCTATCCTATCATTATGCTTACTTCTAAAACAGAGGGAATAGATCGTGTTACAGGACTATCATTGGGAGCAGATGATTACGTTACAAAACCTTTCTTGCCACTTGAATTAGTAGCAAGGGTAAAGGCTCAATTAAGGAGAGTGCATCATTATGACGGGAAAGAAAACAATACATCGGAAACCATTATGGTAATGGGCCTTTTTCTAAATAAAACTTCCCATGTATGTAATTTAAACGACAAAACAATTAAGTTGACACCGACAGAGTTTTCTATATTATGGCTTTTGTGCAAGAACAGAGGAAAAGTTTTTAGCGCAGACGAAATTTTTCGCCAGGTATGGGGTGAGAAATATTTTAAAAACAGTAGAAATACAGTAATGGTTCAAATTAGGCATATAAGAGAGAAGCTAAATGATACTGGAAATAAGCCGAAATTTATAAAAACTATATGGGGAGTAGGATATATCATTGAATAAGAGGTTTTCAAAAAAATATAAACAAACATTATTGCTTCGGCATTTAATATGGGCAATTACTGTATTAGTTATTTTTGCAATTGGTTATTTCATCATAATGATTGCATGTTCAGACAATTTCTATATTCTTCTTGAAAAAGTGGTAGGCTACAATTTAGCGTATTTAATTCATAGCTATGAACCGGCAGTTATTCTTTTTATTATTGTAACATCACAATTATTGGTATGGATTGGAGTTGAATGGCATTCCTCACGGAAGATTATGAAAATCATGGACAGTCTGGACTCTATATTAGATAATTCTGCAGACGATATCGTATTACCTACAGAATTTTTGGATTTGCAAAATTGGCTCAATCTTTTAAAAACTCGAAATAGAGAACAACAGCATTTAATGGAAATTGAGGTGCAGAAAAAATCTGATACTCTTACCTATCTTGCTCATGATATAAGAACCCCGCTTGCTTCTGTTGTCGGATATCTAAGCCTTTTATGTGAAGCACCAGATATGCCACCGGAAAACCGGAAAAAGTTCATAAGAACAGCTTTTGAAAAAGCACTGAAATTTGAAAATTTGATAGATGAATTTTTTGATATTACACGTTACAGCTTATCAGACAAAGCATTAGTAAAAAAAGAAACTGATTTGTGCTTTTTAATTGAACAAATAGCTGATGAGTTCTATCCG
This genomic stretch from Lysinibacillus pakistanensis harbors:
- a CDS encoding DUF6366 family protein, with translation MDSKDTPQEKREQLRQKELKNNPLGSLNEGLNRAENGNLVDASGGMGWKGMVFLIVMLFIGYIIYSYFYT
- a CDS encoding ANT(4')-I family aminoglycoside nucleotidyltransferase, whose protein sequence is MGPSKMTREDKMNIVMMIVDQLLMKYGTKVKAIGLYGSLARKTDGPYSDIEMKCVLHSLKESFSYEWTAGDWKAEINFDDGESILAEAASVDEEWPLTHGQFFDILPLYDPDSFFHSLKENINTIDSSVFKEVICQTLVEEMYEYMGKIRNIQVQGPDSFLPILAMNLAMGGAMIIGLHHQRCYTTSAQVLPEALTFTDQPKEFTSLCEMVMTGNLSNPQHIIIVCERFWESLVSWSTQHGYKMNVSQGIPW
- the vanR gene encoding VanR-ABDEGLN family response regulator transcription factor, which codes for MNEKILIIEDEKEITDLIEMFLQNENFQVFKCYSSRDALMLIKNESFDLAILDVMLPDGNGFELCKLIREKHTYPIIMLTSKTEGIDRVTGLSLGADDYVTKPFLPLELVARVKAQLRRVHHYDGKENNTSETIMVMGLFLNKTSHVCNLNDKTIKLTPTEFSILWLLCKNRGKVFSADEIFRQVWGEKYFKNSRNTVMVQIRHIREKLNDTGNKPKFIKTIWGVGYIIE
- a CDS encoding sensor histidine kinase yields the protein MNKRFSKKYKQTLLLRHLIWAITVLVIFAIGYFIIMIACSDNFYILLEKVVGYNLAYLIHSYEPAVILFIIVTSQLLVWIGVEWHSSRKIMKIMDSLDSILDNSADDIVLPTEFLDLQNWLNLLKTRNREQQHLMEIEVQKKSDTLTYLAHDIRTPLASVVGYLSLLCEAPDMPPENRKKFIRTAFEKALKFENLIDEFFDITRYSLSDKALVKKETDLCFLIEQIADEFYPFLQQKGLCLNLDLAADLFIAVEAEKIARVFNNVIKNAIAYSYPQTVIEVKAKKSSEFIIAKIKNHGETIPNDKLERIFDKFYRTDEFEKSDIGGAGLGLAIAKEIMRIHNGTIIAESFEENTVFTITLPINNNRPEG